A region of the Burkholderia pyrrocinia genome:
GGCGGCGGTTTGCGCCGACGGCGCGGAACCGGCCGGCTGTACCGGTTTCGCCGGCTGCGCATCGCGTGCGCGAGCGGGCGGTGCGCGCCGCCGCGTCGCGCCGACGAGCATGCCCGCGACGACGAGCGCGATGCCGGCGACACGCGTGCCGGTCAGCGTCTCGCCGAACAGTGCGATCGCGAACAGCACGGCCGAGACCGGCGCGACCGCCGTGAACAGCGCGGCCTCGGTGCCGCTCGTGCGCGCGGAGCCCGCATACCAGCACAGGTAGCCGAGCACGGTCGGCACCAGTGCGTAGTAGGCGATCGCCGACACGGCGCCAGCGGTCCAGCCGTTTGCCACCGCGCACCACTCGAACGCGGCCGGCACGAGGGCGAGCACGAAGCCGAGGCCCGACATCGCGGTGGACAGCGCGAGCGGCGGAAACGGTGCGGCAAGCCGCCGGTTGAGCAGGATGAAGACGGCTTCGCATGCGACGGCAGCCAGCACCAGCGCATCGCCGGCCAGCGTCTGGAGCGACGGCATCGTCTGGCCCGGCGCGAACGTGACGAACAGCACGCCGGCCGTGGCGAGCGCGGCGGCCACCCAGTCGCGCGGCGTCTGCCGCTCGCGCAGCACGACGGCCGCGATCAGCGTCGACATCGCCGGCAGCGTGCCCAGCATTACGCCCGCATCGAGCGGCGACGACAGCTTCGTGCCGCTGATCAGCAGCACCGTATAGCCGACGCCGCCCGCCGCGGCTTGGATGACGAGCAGCACGGCGTCGCGCGTGGAGATGCGCGGCCAGCGCATTCGCTGCGCACGCATCAGCGCGAACAGCAGCGGTGTCGCGATCAGGAAGCGCAGCGCCGTGGCCGCGAACGGCGGCAGGCCGCCGGCCGCGAGACGGCTCGCGATGACGGTGCTGCCGACGCCCGCCATCGCGGCGGCGAGGTAGAGATAGCCAATCAGTCGTGTCTTCATGCGCCGCATCGTCGCGTACGGCGGCGGTGTGCGTCTTGAAC
Encoded here:
- a CDS encoding DMT family transporter, which produces MKTRLIGYLYLAAAMAGVGSTVIASRLAAGGLPPFAATALRFLIATPLLFALMRAQRMRWPRISTRDAVLLVIQAAAGGVGYTVLLISGTKLSSPLDAGVMLGTLPAMSTLIAAVVLRERQTPRDWVAAALATAGVLFVTFAPGQTMPSLQTLAGDALVLAAVACEAVFILLNRRLAAPFPPLALSTAMSGLGFVLALVPAAFEWCAVANGWTAGAVSAIAYYALVPTVLGYLCWYAGSARTSGTEAALFTAVAPVSAVLFAIALFGETLTGTRVAGIALVVAGMLVGATRRRAPPARARDAQPAKPVQPAGSAPSAQTAAD